Genomic segment of Cronobacter dublinensis subsp. dublinensis LMG 23823:
TGACGTAAATCATGGTGCGCTTAAGGCGCTTATGAAGACGGGAGATCTCTATGCGCATCTGTACGCGCAGCGCGGCGTCAAGGTTAGAAAGCGGCTCATCAAGCAGGAAGACAGACGGCTCCGCCACCAGCGTACGGCCAATCGCCACGCGCTGACGCTGACCGCCAGAGAGGGCTTTCGGGCGGCGATCCAGCAGGTGCGCCAGCTGCAACACCTCGGCCACCTGCGTGACGCGCTGGTTGATAGCCTCTTTGCGTGCGCCGGCCAGCTTCAGGCCAAAGGACATGTTTTCAGCAACCGACAAATGCGGATAGAGCGCATAAGACTGAAACACCATCCCCACGCCGCGCTCGGCGGGCGGCACGTCATTCATACGCTTGCCGCCGATATGCAAATCGCCGCTGGTGATGGTCTCAAGCCCGGCAATCATACGCAGCAGCGTTGATTTACCGCAGCCCGACGGCCCGACAAACACGACAAACTCGCCTTCGGTAATGTCGAGATTGATATCCTTCGACACCACCACCTCGCCCCAGGCTTTTGTTACGTTGCGAAGCTGAACGCCTGCCATTCCCTTCTCCCTTGTCTACTTCACCCGCCTCTCGCGGGGGAAAACCACGTTGACGGCACTATGCGCCCTGCGCGAGGCCGGGCCATCCTCCACCCCCGGCT
This window contains:
- the malK gene encoding maltose/maltodextrin ABC transporter ATP-binding protein MalK; amino-acid sequence: MAGVQLRNVTKAWGEVVVSKDINLDITEGEFVVFVGPSGCGKSTLLRMIAGLETITSGDLHIGGKRMNDVPPAERGVGMVFQSYALYPHLSVAENMSFGLKLAGARKEAINQRVTQVAEVLQLAHLLDRRPKALSGGQRQRVAIGRTLVAEPSVFLLDEPLSNLDAALRVQMRIEISRLHKRLKRTMIYVTHDQVEAMTLADKIVVLDAGRVAQVGKPLELYHYPADRFVAGFIGSPKMNFLPVKVTATAIDQVQVELPNRQLVWLPVESAQVQVGANMSLGIRPEHLLPSDIADVTLEGEVQVVEQLGHETQIHIQIPALRQNLVYRQNDVVLVEEGATFAIGLPPERCHLFREDGTACRRLHKEPGV